One segment of Vagococcus martis DNA contains the following:
- the rlmD gene encoding 23S rRNA (uracil(1939)-C(5))-methyltransferase RlmD, producing the protein MKKQKIEAPVKKNERLVVDIVDMTYDGRGVAKVDGFPIFVEEGITGERVKIHVMKVMKKFAFAKIMTWETTSENRVESVEKDLIRTGIAPLHHMSYDAQLDFKKNQVTQAMKRIGGFDELNVSDVLGMEHPFAYRNKAQIPVRMIGADIELGFFRKNSHDLIVVEDFLIQDKMIDEILLFLKERLRKYSIKPYDESQHSGHLKSIVIRKGHYSNEVMVTFVTRKKKIFYLHDIVTELVAAYPNVVSVMQNIQPNVTNKVLDERLNVLYGKDSISDELLGKTYHISAQSFYQVNTEQAENLYKKAIELADLKEDDVVLDAYCGIGTIGLSMANKVKKVYGVEIVPEAIEDAIHNAEINDITNVEFKAGAADKVLKNWTADGIKFDVIVVDPPRKGLTEDFIKQSVELEPEKIVYISCDPSTMARDMKLFASLGYTTDTVYPVDMFPQTTHIECVTVLTN; encoded by the coding sequence ATGAAAAAACAAAAAATAGAAGCACCAGTGAAAAAAAATGAGCGTTTAGTTGTTGATATCGTCGATATGACCTATGACGGACGTGGAGTAGCAAAAGTGGATGGTTTTCCCATTTTTGTTGAAGAAGGGATTACAGGCGAGCGAGTAAAAATTCATGTGATGAAAGTCATGAAAAAATTTGCCTTCGCAAAAATTATGACATGGGAAACAACAAGTGAAAATCGTGTGGAATCAGTCGAAAAAGATTTAATTCGTACAGGGATTGCCCCACTACATCATATGAGCTATGACGCTCAACTTGATTTCAAGAAAAATCAAGTGACTCAAGCGATGAAACGTATCGGTGGCTTTGACGAATTAAACGTTTCGGACGTTTTAGGAATGGAACACCCATTTGCTTATCGTAATAAAGCCCAAATTCCAGTACGTATGATTGGTGCTGACATTGAACTTGGTTTCTTTAGAAAAAATAGTCATGACTTAATTGTGGTAGAAGACTTTTTAATTCAAGATAAAATGATTGATGAGATTTTATTATTCCTGAAAGAAAGACTAAGAAAATACTCAATCAAACCATATGATGAAAGCCAACATTCAGGACATCTGAAAAGTATCGTGATTCGTAAAGGTCATTACTCAAATGAAGTGATGGTAACCTTTGTGACACGTAAAAAGAAAATTTTCTACTTACATGATATTGTAACTGAACTTGTGGCAGCCTATCCAAACGTGGTATCTGTGATGCAAAATATCCAACCAAACGTGACAAACAAAGTCTTAGACGAACGTTTGAACGTGTTATACGGTAAAGATAGCATTAGTGATGAGTTATTAGGTAAAACATATCATATCTCAGCACAGTCATTCTACCAAGTGAACACTGAACAAGCTGAAAACCTTTATAAAAAAGCGATTGAATTAGCTGATTTAAAAGAAGATGACGTGGTTCTTGATGCGTATTGTGGTATTGGAACAATCGGCTTGAGTATGGCTAACAAAGTGAAGAAAGTATACGGCGTGGAAATTGTGCCAGAAGCGATTGAAGATGCGATTCATAACGCTGAAATCAATGACATCACAAATGTTGAATTTAAAGCTGGAGCAGCCGATAAAGTTCTAAAAAATTGGACAGCAGATGGCATTAAATTTGATGTGATAGTCGTTGACCCACCAAGAAAAGGCTTAACAGAAGACTTCATCAAACAATCAGTTGAATTAGAACCAGAAAAAATTGTCTATATTTCATGTGATCCAAGCACCATGGCACGTGATATGAAATTATTTGCTAGTTTAGGTTATACAACTGACACCGTTTATCCAGTTGACATGTTCCCGCAAACAACACATATTGAGTGTGTGACAGTGTTGACGAATTAA
- a CDS encoding lantibiotic protection ABC transporter ATP-binding subunit: MTNIIEIKEVSKQFKHQTVLDNISLTIEEGTVYGLLGPNGAGKSTLLKIITQVIKPDSGTIYFDSHELNQADLLEIGAIIENPAIYPNLTAYENLDVLATLLNIEKTRIKEVLSIVSLENTGKKLAKDFSFGMKQRLGIAMALIHQPRLLILDEPTNGLDPVGIQELRELIKSFSKQGITVILSSHILSEVQQVADKVGIINHGHLRYEGKNDMTDTHLEDLFMSIIKKDGKDYE, from the coding sequence ATGACAAATATAATTGAAATAAAAGAGGTATCAAAACAGTTTAAACATCAAACTGTTCTAGATAATATCTCATTAACGATAGAAGAAGGCACAGTCTATGGCTTATTAGGACCAAATGGGGCGGGAAAATCAACTTTATTAAAAATTATCACCCAAGTAATTAAACCAGATTCTGGAACGATTTACTTTGACTCACATGAATTAAACCAAGCTGACTTACTTGAGATAGGTGCGATCATTGAAAATCCAGCTATTTATCCGAATTTAACAGCTTATGAAAATTTAGACGTTTTAGCGACATTACTTAATATAGAAAAAACACGTATTAAAGAGGTTCTATCCATTGTGTCGTTAGAAAATACTGGAAAAAAATTAGCAAAAGATTTTTCTTTTGGGATGAAACAACGCTTAGGAATTGCGATGGCATTGATTCATCAGCCACGGTTACTAATTTTAGATGAACCAACAAATGGTTTAGATCCTGTCGGGATACAAGAATTAAGAGAGTTAATTAAGTCATTTTCAAAACAAGGGATAACCGTGATTTTGTCTAGTCATATTTTAAGTGAAGTACAACAAGTTGCTGATAAAGTTGGTATCATCAATCATGGACATTTACGTTACGAAGGGAAAAATGATATGACGGATACTCATTTAGAAGACTTGTTTATGTCTATCATCAAAAAGGATGGTAAGGATTATGAATAA
- a CDS encoding ABC transporter permease, producing the protein MNNYIKAEFIKDKRSANATLMKLVPVIVVVFNLLMVSLMGVAPTGKSYVMATTFNWYPILILPVILSLLVVNSCSKETPSHLVSQKSLGLSGSKMLFAKNVVVLVELLVMLIISSVLADGLGIFIFKETIHIKTLIMATITLFIGSLPVVGMSFLLFYVFHKKVVVILINFLLVFPSALIAVQSKWVFFPWAYSLRMLAPIIGVHPNGTFLTEENPLMTTHATYLGILLSLMVYLLILITLNILIRRKNHD; encoded by the coding sequence ATGAATAACTATATAAAGGCAGAATTCATTAAAGACAAACGTTCTGCTAATGCGACCTTGATGAAACTTGTTCCAGTGATTGTTGTAGTGTTTAATTTATTGATGGTCAGTCTAATGGGAGTAGCACCAACTGGTAAAAGTTACGTGATGGCAACGACCTTTAATTGGTATCCAATCTTGATTTTACCTGTCATATTAAGTTTATTGGTAGTCAATAGTTGCAGTAAGGAAACACCGTCACACCTTGTTAGTCAAAAGAGTTTGGGACTCAGTGGAAGTAAAATGTTGTTTGCAAAAAATGTGGTGGTATTAGTTGAATTATTGGTTATGTTAATTATCTCTTCTGTACTGGCAGATGGTTTAGGAATATTTATTTTTAAGGAAACAATTCACATTAAGACATTAATCATGGCTACCATCACACTTTTTATCGGTAGCTTACCTGTAGTTGGAATGTCGTTTTTATTATTTTATGTCTTTCATAAAAAAGTAGTAGTTATCTTGATAAACTTTTTATTGGTTTTTCCGTCAGCATTAATAGCAGTTCAATCAAAATGGGTCTTTTTCCCATGGGCTTATAGTTTACGTATGCTTGCACCAATCATAGGCGTCCATCCAAATGGCACATTTTTAACTGAGGAGAATCCATTGATGACTACTCATGCAACTTATTTAGGTATTTTGCTAAGTTTAATGGTTTATCTACTTATTTTAATTACTTTGAACATTCTTATTAGGAGGAAAAATCATGACTAA
- a CDS encoding ABC-2 family transporter permease: MTNLLKSYWLRTKRTPVRVLMILAPILYSLIMCLYFFSTNTLKGQEVLSFYAMLAIISTFTLSLLVPMIYDPDKAASHYANDLRIGINRRRVFFTRFVFITLICLVIILLAVSFFLFFFYLLQTVSLT; encoded by the coding sequence ATGACTAATCTCTTAAAATCATATTGGCTACGCACTAAAAGGACTCCAGTGAGAGTGTTGATGATCCTTGCACCAATTTTATATTCACTTATCATGTGTCTGTATTTCTTTTCTACAAATACTTTGAAAGGACAGGAAGTCCTCTCGTTTTATGCGATGTTAGCCATTATATCGACTTTTACATTAAGTCTTCTTGTCCCAATGATTTATGACCCTGATAAAGCAGCCAGTCATTATGCCAATGATTTACGAATCGGAATCAATAGACGACGAGTATTTTTTACCCGATTTGTTTTTATCACACTGATTTGTCTAGTGATTATTCTTTTAGCAGTGAGCTTTTTTTTATTCTTTTTTTATTTGTTACAAACAGTGAGTTTAACCTGA
- a CDS encoding ABC-2 family transporter permease, producing MTLMPMIAMYQYLSLRFNYTGSILAGCLITLAAILLGTTNLGEKVWLFLPFTWPIKITFEIGKGTMSLHIVSLVLIGTVLVIAITLWGLSLWYNKWDGVTRLEE from the coding sequence ATGACATTAATGCCCATGATTGCTATGTATCAATATTTATCTTTACGATTTAATTATACTGGTAGTATTTTGGCAGGATGCTTGATAACATTAGCAGCAATTTTACTTGGTACAACGAATTTGGGTGAAAAAGTGTGGCTGTTTTTACCATTTACTTGGCCAATTAAAATAACTTTTGAAATAGGAAAAGGAACAATGAGTCTTCATATTGTCAGTCTAGTGTTAATAGGGACAGTTTTAGTAATAGCAATCACACTATGGGGATTGTCACTTTGGTATAATAAGTGGGATGGTGTCACACGATTGGAGGAATAG
- a CDS encoding response regulator transcription factor: MKILVIDDDEDLLKLIENALSKEYTVETRLGANRVNPDELKHYDLVILDVMMPEMSGFDFLKQYRELIDAPIILLTAKDFEKDKLEGFALGADDYVTKPFSIKEIRARVAAHLRREQRQKHHRLIDYPMSCDLIAKQFFYEETEVSLTSSEYELCELLLKNKGQVFSKEQLYTSVYGLEAVGDSQTTITERVKQIRAKFDLVGINPIKTVWGVGYKWQIEKD, from the coding sequence ATGAAAATATTAGTCATTGATGATGACGAGGATTTATTAAAACTAATAGAAAATGCGTTAAGTAAAGAGTACACAGTGGAGACTAGATTAGGTGCAAATAGAGTTAATCCTGATGAGTTAAAACATTATGATTTAGTGATATTAGATGTGATGATGCCAGAGATGTCAGGCTTTGACTTTTTAAAACAATACAGAGAACTGATTGATGCACCCATCATTCTTTTAACAGCAAAAGATTTTGAAAAAGATAAACTTGAAGGATTTGCTTTAGGGGCGGATGACTATGTGACCAAACCATTTTCTATCAAAGAAATAAGAGCACGAGTTGCCGCTCATCTAAGAAGAGAGCAACGACAAAAGCATCATCGACTGATTGATTATCCGATGTCCTGTGACTTGATTGCCAAGCAGTTTTTTTACGAGGAAACGGAAGTATCACTTACCTCAAGTGAATATGAGTTATGTGAATTGCTATTAAAAAATAAAGGACAAGTTTTTTCGAAAGAACAGCTTTATACGTCTGTTTATGGATTAGAAGCAGTGGGAGATAGTCAAACAACGATTACAGAGCGAGTGAAGCAGATTCGAGCAAAATTTGATTTAGTTGGCATTAATCCAATTAAAACAGTATGGGGAGTTGGGTATAAATGGCAAATAGAAAAGGACTGA
- a CDS encoding sensor histidine kinase, producing MANRKGLTRLITTYAVMELLYTFFVIIFFFLLLNILVNTGIVYPANYPESQLGKVEKDFKSESWTPNQLPFFYEYEYIKNGQVVDSNISETYQPYVKKAQELGRASKDSFIGARVFRYYTTNDKELVVSYKLSPFFASQKLNQLIPHFEGFYLLVVFLVWISGFLFLIVRLTKILKREIKKISTASVYIQQQNLDYPRINSDYKEINDVLSTIDLLANDLKKSLQEQWQMQETERDLIESVTHDIRTPITLIKGNLELLDEEELTASSSERVKDIEKGVSRLEVYVEKLKQISSHVTEEKIPVSEDVLSRWIDVARLLCNTHQRQLSLMETDTSSIPLETENVTMALQNIISNSIEHSNLNSTITLDFRDLETEYRVTITDEGTGFSDIFLASSPSKYVSSKLDNTASHGLGLYHVKEMVERHNGTLLIENRPEKNQTGAKVTLVFKK from the coding sequence ATGGCAAATAGAAAAGGACTGACTCGTTTAATAACAACATATGCTGTAATGGAGTTGCTTTATACGTTTTTCGTGATAATTTTTTTCTTTTTACTACTAAATATATTGGTCAATACTGGTATTGTTTACCCAGCTAATTATCCTGAAAGTCAGTTGGGTAAGGTTGAAAAAGACTTTAAATCTGAGAGTTGGACACCAAATCAACTTCCATTTTTTTATGAGTATGAGTATATTAAAAATGGGCAAGTGGTGGATAGTAACATCAGTGAGACTTATCAACCTTATGTCAAAAAAGCACAAGAATTAGGAAGAGCGTCAAAAGATAGTTTTATTGGGGCAAGAGTGTTTCGATACTACACTACAAATGATAAAGAACTAGTTGTCAGCTACAAATTAAGTCCATTCTTTGCATCACAAAAACTTAATCAGTTGATTCCACATTTTGAAGGATTTTATTTGCTCGTTGTTTTTTTGGTTTGGATAAGTGGTTTTTTATTTTTGATTGTGAGATTGACTAAGATACTAAAAAGAGAGATAAAAAAAATATCAACAGCCAGTGTCTACATTCAACAACAAAATCTTGATTATCCGAGAATAAACAGTGACTATAAAGAAATTAATGACGTATTATCTACCATTGATTTATTGGCAAATGATTTAAAGAAATCTTTGCAAGAACAGTGGCAAATGCAAGAAACCGAGCGAGACTTAATTGAGTCAGTGACTCATGATATTAGAACACCCATTACATTAATCAAAGGGAATCTTGAATTGTTAGATGAAGAAGAGTTGACCGCTAGTTCAAGTGAACGGGTGAAAGATATTGAAAAAGGCGTATCACGATTAGAAGTTTATGTTGAAAAATTAAAACAAATTTCAAGTCATGTCACCGAAGAAAAAATACCAGTAAGCGAAGACGTGTTAAGTCGTTGGATTGATGTCGCACGTTTATTATGTAACACTCATCAACGACAACTTAGCCTAATGGAAACTGACACAAGTTCTATTCCACTAGAAACTGAAAATGTCACGATGGCATTACAAAACATAATAAGTAATTCAATCGAGCATTCTAACCTAAATTCAACGATTACATTAGATTTTAGAGATTTAGAGACAGAGTATCGAGTGACCATAACAGATGAAGGAACAGGATTTTCGGACATATTTTTAGCCTCATCACCTAGCAAATATGTATCAAGTAAGCTAGATAATACAGCTTCTCATGGTTTAGGTTTGTATCATGTGAAAGAAATGGTTGAACGACATAATGGAACATTGCTCATCGAAAATCGTCCAGAAAAAAATCAAACAGGTGCGAAAGTGACGCTAGTATTTAAGAAATAA
- a CDS encoding VOC family protein, whose protein sequence is MSFHKNPVTFVTRVELKVSDLTQSTRFYTEVLGLKIKEQTSDSISFTTNDQDVLLTIIEPKNITLKQEQRTGLYHFALLLPKRSDLAQVVRHFVNLGVRFGGGDHLVSEAIYLNDPDGNGIEIYVDRDASVWQWSDGEVAMTTAPVDFDDLLKEPVDPIWNGLPKETVMGHIHLQVNDLAKNKEFYVDGLGFDVVSRYGREALFLSDSNYHHHIALNTWSGIQIKHAEKNETGIESYSIVFPNEEKRQAVVSSLRELGIPVMEDEHDLIVFDPSDIKIKLLIG, encoded by the coding sequence ATGTCATTTCATAAAAATCCAGTTACCTTTGTTACTCGTGTTGAACTTAAAGTGAGCGACTTAACACAATCCACACGTTTTTATACGGAAGTATTAGGATTAAAAATAAAAGAACAAACATCAGATAGTATATCATTTACAACGAATGATCAGGATGTTTTGTTGACTATCATAGAACCAAAAAATATAACATTAAAACAAGAACAACGAACAGGGTTGTATCATTTTGCTTTGTTATTACCAAAACGATCAGACTTAGCGCAAGTCGTGAGACATTTTGTTAATCTAGGTGTCCGATTTGGTGGCGGAGATCATTTAGTTAGTGAAGCCATTTATTTAAATGATCCAGATGGCAATGGGATTGAAATTTATGTCGACAGAGATGCGAGTGTTTGGCAATGGTCAGATGGAGAAGTTGCCATGACGACTGCCCCAGTTGATTTTGATGATTTATTAAAAGAACCAGTTGACCCAATTTGGAATGGTTTGCCAAAAGAAACAGTGATGGGGCATATTCATTTACAAGTAAATGATTTAGCAAAAAATAAAGAGTTTTATGTTGATGGACTTGGGTTTGATGTTGTCAGTCGCTATGGAAGAGAGGCATTATTTTTGTCTGATTCAAACTATCATCATCATATTGCTTTAAACACTTGGTCGGGGATACAAATTAAACATGCTGAAAAAAATGAGACTGGCATCGAAAGTTATTCAATTGTCTTTCCAAATGAAGAAAAACGACAAGCTGTTGTGTCGTCATTAAGAGAATTAGGTATCCCGGTAATGGAAGATGAACATGATTTGATTGTATTTGATCCATCAGACATAAAAATTAAATTGCTTATTGGTTAA
- a CDS encoding branched-chain amino acid transporter permease has protein sequence MTTMSFPHQVITIGVVVLGTMLTRFLPFILFPENKTPPAYITYLGNVLPYATMGLLVIFCLKDAVTRSFAFPELLAILFIVIIHKWKHSTFLSIGLGTVFYMVLVQNITF, from the coding sequence ATGACAACGATGTCTTTTCCTCATCAAGTGATAACGATTGGCGTTGTGGTCCTTGGGACGATGTTAACTCGTTTTCTACCATTTATTTTATTTCCAGAAAATAAGACACCCCCAGCTTATATTACCTATTTAGGGAATGTCCTACCTTATGCCACAATGGGATTGTTAGTTATATTTTGTCTGAAAGATGCCGTCACAAGATCCTTTGCGTTTCCCGAATTACTTGCTATTTTATTTATTGTCATCATCCACAAGTGGAAACACAGCACCTTTTTAAGTATAGGATTAGGAACTGTTTTTTATATGGTATTAGTACAAAATATCACATTTTGA
- a CDS encoding AzlC family ABC transporter permease, with protein sequence MKRKAFETALPYTLPICVGFLFLGMSYGFLMRSMGFSVWYPILMSFFIYAGSMEFVTANLLMSAYNPLYAFVLTLLVNARHMFYGISMLDKYKNTGWKKFYLIYGMCDESFTINCTVTPPKDVDKGWFMFFVTLLNQIYWVGGATLGALLGSVLTFDTTGIEFVMTALFVVMFINQWEESSNHRPALIGLISSFICLILLGADNFMLPAMALIILIFTLDRKNLDKQEVTTL encoded by the coding sequence ATGAAAAGAAAAGCGTTCGAAACAGCTCTACCCTACACACTGCCAATTTGTGTTGGGTTTTTGTTTTTAGGGATGTCTTATGGTTTTTTAATGCGTAGTATGGGGTTTAGTGTGTGGTATCCAATCCTCATGAGTTTTTTTATTTATGCTGGTTCAATGGAATTTGTCACAGCTAATTTACTCATGTCAGCTTACAACCCACTTTATGCCTTTGTTTTGACGCTTTTGGTCAACGCTAGACATATGTTTTACGGTATTTCAATGTTAGATAAATATAAAAATACTGGTTGGAAAAAGTTTTATTTAATTTATGGGATGTGTGATGAATCATTCACGATAAATTGTACCGTGACACCACCAAAAGATGTCGACAAAGGATGGTTTATGTTTTTTGTGACATTACTAAATCAGATTTATTGGGTAGGTGGCGCAACACTTGGTGCATTACTTGGCTCTGTCCTAACCTTTGATACGACCGGCATTGAGTTTGTGATGACCGCTTTATTTGTTGTCATGTTTATCAATCAATGGGAAGAATCATCCAACCATAGACCAGCTCTTATTGGACTCATTAGTTCGTTTATTTGTTTGATTTTATTAGGTGCTGACAATTTTATGTTGCCTGCCATGGCGTTAATCATTTTAATTTTTACTTTAGATAGAAAAAATCTAGATAAACAGGAGGTGACGACATTATGA
- the abc-f gene encoding ribosomal protection-like ABC-F family protein, whose translation MKQIEIQTFNYQINPNLELMIDNLSVNRGDKIGLIGNNGSGKTTLLHLLAQEILLETPSVQRYLSVTLVKQFKEGFDDKSGGEKTQRYLQEAFKQDSVWLLDEPTTHLDSRHVEWVEKKVLTHHEGVVVVSHDRHFLNQVCNKIWFLKDGKITVYKGNYQSFLTQYEEQEKRHKEDYDIYQREKKELEQAIRAKKQQANGAMSVPKNKKQAGEKVGSSKPYYAKKQKKLDKSAKALETRLSQLERVEAPKKEKSLTMETSLSHMSGEHIMIRGMDVSAEINHQVLFSQSDFYIKNREKVAIVGYNGVGKTTLLKMMLDKGSSIKVSPSIEFGYFSQEVDLLDDNETVLENVLSSMRDYNQTLARTVLARMQFFDRDIEKPVSVLSGGERVKVTLAKLLLSDINTLVLDEPTNYLDIEAMRALEDLLQAFEGTVIFVSHDREFINSVATKLFIIENKKITMFEGRLSDYKENSMIKNKSKEEDSLLVIETKISEVLGKLSIEPSEELEQEFQSLLKQKMSYKKTHKN comes from the coding sequence ATGAAACAAATTGAGATACAAACATTTAATTATCAAATAAACCCAAATTTAGAATTAATGATAGACAACCTAAGTGTGAACAGGGGAGATAAAATTGGGTTAATTGGAAATAATGGTAGCGGGAAAACGACGTTACTACATCTTTTAGCGCAAGAAATTTTGTTAGAGACACCAAGTGTTCAGCGTTATTTATCTGTTACACTTGTTAAGCAATTTAAAGAAGGGTTTGATGATAAAAGTGGGGGAGAAAAAACGCAACGTTATTTGCAAGAAGCGTTTAAACAAGATAGCGTATGGTTACTTGATGAACCAACAACTCACTTAGACAGTCGTCATGTTGAGTGGGTTGAAAAAAAAGTGTTGACTCATCACGAAGGTGTCGTGGTCGTATCACATGATCGTCATTTTTTAAATCAAGTGTGTAATAAAATTTGGTTTTTAAAGGATGGGAAAATAACGGTTTATAAAGGAAACTATCAATCATTCTTAACGCAATATGAGGAGCAAGAAAAACGACACAAAGAAGACTATGACATTTATCAACGTGAAAAGAAAGAGTTAGAACAAGCGATTCGAGCCAAAAAGCAACAAGCAAATGGGGCCATGTCTGTTCCTAAAAATAAAAAGCAAGCTGGAGAAAAAGTTGGTAGTAGCAAACCATATTATGCAAAAAAACAGAAAAAACTAGATAAATCAGCTAAAGCACTGGAAACAAGATTATCACAATTAGAACGAGTGGAAGCGCCAAAAAAAGAAAAGTCACTCACTATGGAAACCTCTCTTTCTCATATGTCAGGTGAGCATATTATGATACGAGGGATGGATGTATCAGCTGAAATAAATCATCAAGTCCTTTTTTCTCAGAGCGATTTTTATATTAAAAATAGAGAAAAGGTCGCAATAGTTGGGTACAATGGGGTAGGGAAAACGACGTTACTAAAAATGATGTTAGATAAAGGAAGCTCTATTAAAGTGTCACCGTCAATTGAGTTTGGTTATTTCTCACAAGAAGTTGATTTACTAGATGATAACGAAACAGTATTAGAAAATGTTTTATCAAGTATGCGTGATTATAACCAGACATTAGCAAGAACGGTGTTAGCACGAATGCAGTTTTTTGACCGTGATATAGAAAAGCCTGTCAGTGTATTAAGTGGAGGAGAGCGTGTCAAAGTGACTTTAGCAAAACTATTGTTAAGCGATATTAACACTTTAGTGCTAGATGAACCGACAAATTACTTAGATATTGAAGCAATGCGAGCATTAGAAGACTTATTACAAGCATTTGAAGGCACAGTTATTTTTGTATCGCATGACCGGGAGTTTATTAACTCGGTGGCAACAAAGTTATTCATCATTGAAAATAAAAAAATAACCATGTTTGAAGGACGATTATCAGATTACAAAGAAAATTCTATGATTAAAAATAAATCAAAGGAAGAGGATAGTTTATTAGTGATTGAAACAAAAATTAGTGAAGTATTAGGTAAGTTAAGTATTGAGCCTAGTGAAGAGTTAGAACAAGAATTTCAGTCGTTATTAAAACAAAAAATGTCATACAAAAAAACACACAAGAATTAA